The following are encoded in a window of Mycolicibacterium tusciae JS617 genomic DNA:
- a CDS encoding alpha/beta hydrolase family esterase, which produces MSQPGVLNLRVIGRTAALVAVVLGVLAFSGVRASAVPAGDFPDGLTFGGLQRNYLVHAPAGLEKPAGLVINLHGAGMTGGAQAAMTNYNAVADQHGFVVVYPDGIDLSWADGRGASVPDRQGVDDVGFLVALAERLTKDFGIDSGRVFATGMSAGAFMANRLACSRADVFSAVAPVAGTLGSAFPCSPSQPVSVLNIHGTADNVVPFTGGPMVGRGGASDILAAPAMAQRWRELNGCPAPVEDSPAPSVHRFTSAGCADGTEVSFIQIDGGAHTWLDASFASGQFFATHGR; this is translated from the coding sequence ATGTCGCAACCGGGGGTGCTGAATTTGCGGGTGATCGGGCGCACTGCGGCGCTGGTGGCAGTTGTTCTCGGTGTCCTCGCGTTCAGCGGTGTGCGCGCTTCGGCGGTTCCCGCTGGAGACTTTCCCGATGGCTTGACGTTCGGGGGGCTGCAGCGCAATTACCTCGTACACGCCCCAGCCGGACTCGAGAAACCCGCCGGCCTGGTGATCAACCTGCACGGTGCCGGGATGACCGGCGGCGCTCAAGCGGCGATGACGAACTACAACGCCGTCGCGGATCAGCACGGGTTCGTGGTGGTCTATCCCGACGGGATCGACCTCAGCTGGGCCGACGGACGTGGCGCTTCGGTGCCCGATCGTCAGGGTGTCGACGATGTGGGCTTCCTCGTCGCGCTCGCCGAGCGGCTCACGAAGGATTTCGGCATCGACTCCGGCCGGGTATTCGCCACCGGAATGTCGGCGGGCGCATTCATGGCCAACCGGCTGGCGTGTTCTCGCGCCGACGTCTTCTCCGCCGTCGCACCGGTAGCCGGGACGCTTGGCTCCGCGTTCCCGTGCAGTCCTTCCCAACCCGTGTCGGTCCTGAACATCCACGGGACCGCGGACAACGTCGTGCCCTTCACCGGTGGCCCGATGGTGGGCCGTGGCGGAGCGAGCGACATCCTTGCCGCACCGGCGATGGCGCAGCGGTGGCGTGAATTGAACGGGTGCCCCGCGCCCGTCGAGGATTCCCCGGCGCCATCGGTACACCGGTTCACCTCCGCTGGCTGCGCTGACGGCACCGAGGTCTCGTTTATTCAGATCGACGGCGGAGCTCACACGTGGCTGGACGCCTCATTCGCCAGTGGGCAGTTCTTCGCCACGCACGGCAGGTGA
- a CDS encoding VOC family protein gives MEPDVSEHAIPGVTGIHHFSITVTDLEASLAWYQRLLGADRVPMKFPHYGCEDTGYGELLVDPRSGVVIGLHTNTGNDGQPFDEARTGLDHLALNVASRSDLEAWTARLDELGIEHSGIRGGDQPFPFATVAFRDPDNIQLELFFAG, from the coding sequence ATGGAGCCAGACGTGAGCGAACATGCAATCCCCGGCGTCACCGGGATCCACCACTTCTCCATCACCGTTACCGACCTCGAGGCCAGCCTGGCCTGGTACCAGCGCCTGCTCGGCGCCGACCGGGTCCCGATGAAATTCCCGCATTACGGGTGCGAGGACACCGGCTACGGCGAATTGCTCGTCGATCCGCGCTCAGGTGTCGTGATCGGTCTGCACACCAACACCGGGAACGACGGGCAGCCCTTCGACGAGGCCCGCACGGGGCTGGACCACTTGGCGCTGAACGTCGCTTCACGTAGCGACCTCGAGGCCTGGACGGCCCGGCTCGACGAACTCGGCATCGAACACTCCGGCATCAGGGGCGGGGACCAGCCGTTCCCCTTTGCGACCGTAGCGTTCCGCGACCCTGACAACATCCAGCTCGAGTTGTTCTTCGCCGGCTGA
- a CDS encoding SigB/SigF/SigG family RNA polymerase sigma factor, which yields MFRRLATLDEGSVAYQRQRDEIIQRALPLANHIARRFRNRGEPYEDLVQAARVGLVNAVNRFDPENGAQFLAFAVPTMMGEVRRHFRDYGWAVKVPRRLKDLQGQMVKARGALSQDLNRAPTASEIANYLGVDRESVVQATIASSNYSTLSTDVQAGPDAEYRGIGDTLGDVDPNIEKVLALETVRPLIAALPDREQTVLTLRFFDNMTQTQIAARMGYSQMHVSRLIAKALGTLRNQVREPDRVDSRELAVPA from the coding sequence ATGTTTCGTCGCCTGGCGACCCTCGATGAAGGCTCAGTGGCATATCAACGGCAACGCGACGAAATCATCCAGCGCGCACTGCCGCTCGCCAATCACATTGCTCGGCGGTTCAGGAATCGCGGAGAGCCGTACGAGGATCTCGTGCAGGCCGCTCGGGTTGGTCTGGTCAACGCCGTCAACCGTTTCGATCCCGAGAACGGTGCGCAATTCCTCGCCTTCGCCGTGCCGACGATGATGGGCGAGGTTCGCCGTCATTTCCGTGACTACGGATGGGCGGTCAAGGTCCCCCGGCGCTTGAAAGACCTTCAGGGCCAAATGGTCAAGGCCCGTGGCGCGTTGTCCCAAGACCTCAATCGTGCGCCAACCGCTTCGGAGATCGCCAATTATCTTGGCGTCGACCGTGAATCGGTGGTGCAAGCGACGATCGCGAGTAGCAATTACTCCACGTTGTCGACCGACGTGCAAGCCGGTCCGGACGCCGAGTACCGCGGCATCGGTGACACTCTTGGCGATGTCGACCCCAACATCGAGAAGGTGCTCGCGCTCGAGACCGTCCGTCCGTTGATAGCCGCGTTGCCAGATCGCGAGCAGACCGTTCTGACGCTGCGCTTCTTCGACAACATGACGCAGACGCAGATCGCCGCACGCATGGGCTATTCGCAGATGCATGTGTCGCGGCTCATCGCCAAAGCCCTCGGCACGCTCCGCAACCAGGTTCGGGAACCGGACCGGGTGGACTCGCGTGAGCTCGCCGTGCCCGCCTGA
- a CDS encoding MMPL family transporter encodes MGNNSAPTGALTRLAAFTVRCPKLVLGGLALLLGISIVVGSGVSDKLGVGGYNAPSSESTHAAEFLDQNFGTTANLVIQLLPREGTIDGAASAEVASQVSDVIKAEPEAKVTRSFTDGSATDLRSRDGRSGLILVHVSGTADEAADIAKRLIADLPADPNVDIRAGGTLGVQQEIRAKVKNDIKVSESIALPVSLAVLVIVFGGLIAAFLPILVGVTSIVTTLLVLVLMTRVTEVSTHALTVATAFGLGLSIDFGLLMVSRFREERDSGKDHEAAIVAMVVTAGRTIIFSAATVTLAMLSLLVFPTYFLRSVGIAASATVVLSALSAIIVLPAMLAILGKRIDSLAIIRRKTAPSADSAFWRQFAAAVIRRPLLYALPVVVVLIGLGVPFLKVQFTNPDERALPTDSNARLVAESLQRDFPLDPSQAITLVTPNEAGVLETLAAEVSQMDDVVLVNGSIGKFENGARVGQAPRSEDTGAAYALAYLAVDADLKAAEQLVHDIRGKVTDQQVEIGGSTAALIDSRHAIAERLPWAIGLIAVFTFILLFLFTGSVVVPVKALLLNLLVLSGVLGVMVWIFQEGHFASQLGFTPAPLNLSMVVLLCAIAFSLSVDYEIFLLSRIKEARDSGMSNDDAIVVGLGRVGRIVTSAALLLTITLIAFANGMSFMKMFGIGTALAVVIDATIIRGVVVPAFLRVAGEFNWWAPKPLRWLHSRIGISEALSVAVDEATIDVPQRDVSAAGIGVPTAALTPSDLANRVQVISGTHLVANVNGTVIVVANRKSPSQQAMAAQQMSHLVEIVGRTEPALLSYAFSQLTGNGTWSRDLAEVGIIVPNAAGLEIFLCGGVTVVLDDGTEATQIEGRNRCLHQSVRTPAVAAIITVDELGKRSCLTPADRNSVSTPPDGVVPGRGAVVWSTDQASDQPCAPEPVHPLSAAPTVEVPLPAPWVVLDDDSLLKIDRDSVIGRDPHNSNATREGLRPLRITDCSGLMSRAHMEIRLVDGELVVVDRNSTNGVLIREPGQQAWTRLAPWQPTIFRTGAMIRVGGRTLHAQSHTAPQAQRPRVHAMSV; translated from the coding sequence ATGGGGAACAACTCGGCGCCCACCGGTGCCTTGACGCGACTGGCCGCATTCACCGTGCGATGCCCCAAGTTGGTGCTCGGCGGCCTCGCGCTGCTGCTCGGCATCAGCATTGTGGTCGGCAGCGGCGTGTCCGACAAGCTGGGCGTCGGCGGCTATAACGCCCCGTCGTCCGAATCGACGCACGCCGCCGAGTTCCTCGACCAGAACTTCGGCACGACCGCCAACCTGGTGATCCAGCTGCTGCCGCGCGAAGGCACCATTGACGGTGCCGCCTCGGCCGAGGTGGCCAGCCAGGTTTCGGACGTCATCAAGGCTGAGCCGGAGGCCAAAGTCACCCGATCGTTCACCGACGGGTCGGCGACCGACCTGCGCAGCCGGGACGGTCGCTCCGGCCTGATTCTCGTGCATGTCAGTGGCACCGCGGATGAGGCCGCCGACATCGCCAAGCGGCTGATCGCAGACCTGCCCGCCGACCCGAACGTCGACATTCGGGCCGGTGGCACGCTCGGCGTCCAGCAGGAAATCCGGGCCAAGGTCAAGAACGACATCAAGGTCAGCGAAAGTATCGCGCTGCCGGTCTCGCTTGCCGTGCTGGTCATCGTGTTCGGCGGGCTTATCGCCGCGTTCCTGCCGATCCTCGTCGGCGTCACATCGATCGTCACAACGCTGCTTGTGCTCGTACTCATGACGAGGGTCACCGAGGTCTCGACGCATGCGCTCACCGTCGCAACCGCGTTCGGTCTCGGGTTGTCCATCGACTTCGGCCTCTTGATGGTGTCGCGATTCCGCGAAGAACGCGACAGTGGAAAAGACCACGAGGCGGCGATTGTGGCGATGGTCGTTACGGCCGGCCGCACGATCATCTTCAGCGCGGCGACGGTCACCCTGGCCATGTTGTCGCTGCTGGTGTTTCCCACTTACTTCCTGCGGTCGGTCGGTATTGCCGCGAGTGCGACCGTCGTCCTGTCGGCGTTGAGCGCGATCATCGTGCTGCCTGCAATGTTGGCAATACTCGGAAAGCGCATCGACTCGCTGGCCATCATCCGACGCAAGACCGCACCGTCCGCCGACTCCGCCTTCTGGCGGCAGTTCGCCGCGGCAGTCATCCGCCGCCCGCTGCTCTACGCCCTGCCCGTCGTCGTGGTGCTGATCGGTCTCGGCGTTCCGTTTCTGAAGGTGCAGTTCACCAACCCCGACGAGCGCGCACTGCCCACTGACTCGAACGCGCGTCTGGTGGCCGAGTCGCTGCAGCGGGACTTTCCACTGGACCCCTCCCAGGCGATCACCCTGGTGACGCCGAATGAGGCCGGCGTGTTGGAAACCCTTGCCGCCGAGGTGTCCCAGATGGACGACGTGGTGCTCGTCAACGGTTCGATCGGCAAGTTCGAGAACGGCGCACGCGTCGGGCAGGCACCACGCAGCGAGGACACCGGCGCCGCCTATGCGTTGGCATACCTTGCGGTGGATGCGGACTTGAAAGCCGCCGAACAACTCGTGCACGATATCCGCGGGAAAGTCACCGACCAGCAGGTCGAGATCGGCGGATCGACCGCCGCGCTCATCGACAGCCGCCACGCCATCGCTGAGCGACTGCCGTGGGCGATCGGGTTGATCGCGGTCTTCACATTCATCCTGCTCTTCCTGTTCACCGGCAGCGTTGTCGTGCCGGTGAAAGCGCTGCTGCTGAACCTGCTCGTCCTCTCGGGCGTCTTGGGCGTCATGGTGTGGATCTTCCAGGAAGGACACTTCGCGTCACAGCTCGGATTCACGCCTGCGCCGTTGAATCTGTCAATGGTCGTTCTGCTCTGCGCGATCGCGTTCAGCCTGTCCGTCGACTACGAGATCTTCCTGCTGAGCCGCATCAAGGAAGCCCGAGACTCGGGTATGTCGAACGACGACGCCATTGTTGTCGGCCTCGGTCGAGTCGGCCGGATCGTCACCAGCGCAGCACTTCTGCTGACGATCACGCTGATCGCGTTCGCCAACGGGATGTCCTTCATGAAGATGTTCGGCATCGGCACGGCGCTGGCCGTCGTGATCGACGCTACGATCATTCGCGGCGTCGTCGTGCCGGCATTCCTTCGTGTCGCGGGCGAATTCAACTGGTGGGCGCCGAAGCCGTTGCGCTGGCTGCACTCCCGCATCGGCATCAGCGAGGCTCTTTCCGTCGCTGTCGACGAAGCAACGATCGACGTGCCGCAGCGCGACGTCTCGGCGGCTGGAATCGGTGTACCGACTGCGGCTCTGACGCCGTCCGACCTCGCCAACCGGGTCCAGGTCATCTCCGGTACGCACCTCGTCGCGAACGTGAACGGCACGGTCATCGTGGTCGCCAACCGCAAGTCGCCTTCCCAACAAGCCATGGCCGCCCAGCAGATGTCGCATCTCGTCGAGATCGTCGGGCGGACCGAGCCCGCGTTGTTGTCGTACGCGTTCTCACAGCTCACCGGGAACGGCACCTGGAGCCGTGATCTCGCGGAGGTCGGCATCATCGTGCCCAATGCGGCAGGCCTGGAGATCTTCTTGTGCGGCGGAGTGACCGTCGTGCTCGACGACGGTACGGAAGCCACCCAGATCGAGGGACGCAACCGCTGCCTGCACCAATCTGTACGGACACCGGCAGTGGCGGCCATCATCACCGTCGACGAACTCGGAAAGCGGTCTTGCCTCACCCCGGCCGACAGAAACAGCGTTTCAACTCCCCCGGACGGCGTTGTTCCGGGGCGCGGCGCGGTCGTCTGGTCGACGGATCAGGCATCGGATCAACCGTGCGCGCCTGAGCCGGTCCACCCGCTTTCGGCCGCGCCGACGGTCGAGGTCCCTCTGCCGGCGCCGTGGGTGGTCCTCGATGACGACTCCCTGCTCAAGATCGACCGCGACAGCGTGATCGGCCGCGACCCACACAATTCGAATGCGACACGGGAGGGCCTTCGCCCGTTGCGCATCACCGACTGCTCGGGCCTGATGTCCCGCGCCCACATGGAGATTCGGCTCGTCGACGGCGAGCTCGTCGTCGTCGACCGAAACTCGACCAACGGTGTGCTGATCCGCGAGCCCGGGCAGCAAGCCTGGACGCGGCTCGCTCCATGGCAGCCTACGATCTTCCGGACCGGTGCCATGATTCGCGTCGGTGGCCGGACGCTTCACGCCCAGTCGCACACCGCGCCTCAGGCCCAGCGTCCTCGTGTGCACGCCATGTCGGTCTAG
- a CDS encoding alpha/beta hydrolase domain-containing protein gives MTVESVHVKAVYPHSDCRYEWVEASVDFAVDPELLANERIVDLNLAPRDADGLVRFDADLKLLRPVDGGNGKLLFVVPNRGMPTYAPWLKGGFLLDRGYTIASCGWQWDVARGPATLGMSAPQADVPPGFMRLEWRSDSASEDHPLSFTVPEVDALPAGADALFTFTDYPTIDVDDAEAVLSVRTSPDAESTTIPRESWRFTDQTHLTLDGGFKPFHWYELVYRTSRTPVVGCGLLAIRDIVSHLKSDSLIAGSAGRGIDHAFAYGVSQAGRLIRQFLSDGLNVDEVGMTVFDGVFSEFASAATGEFNHRYAQPAVAQVNGFGNMAPFGPAELLARQRELGGVPKTIFTNSATEYWHSGGALLHADPLTGADLPEDPDVRTYLLASTDHFGCSKIKEALPTANPAHRLDVTPVNRALLVALEDWVCDGIEPPPSKVPRLSDATAVSRKEVLSVFSHTTAPDPSALPSARSIDLGREAHRGIGRWPVKLGDPYVDLVSAVDEDGNEVAGIRLPAVAAPLAAYTGWNPRRHIDELPDVLYERVGSKLAFPPGRPSVAERYPSRDDYVAAARAAAESLVAERFLLAEELDAVVQKAAADY, from the coding sequence ATGACCGTCGAGTCAGTTCACGTTAAAGCGGTTTATCCCCATTCGGATTGCCGCTATGAGTGGGTCGAGGCGAGCGTCGACTTTGCCGTCGACCCCGAGCTGCTGGCGAACGAACGCATCGTCGATCTCAACCTCGCTCCCCGCGACGCCGATGGACTTGTGCGCTTCGACGCTGACCTGAAACTTCTTCGTCCCGTCGACGGTGGCAACGGCAAGCTCCTCTTCGTCGTGCCTAACCGCGGCATGCCGACATATGCGCCATGGCTGAAGGGCGGTTTCCTACTGGACCGCGGTTACACCATCGCGTCGTGCGGCTGGCAGTGGGACGTTGCGCGCGGGCCCGCGACCCTTGGCATGTCCGCTCCTCAAGCTGATGTGCCCCCGGGATTCATGCGCCTGGAGTGGCGATCGGACAGCGCAAGTGAGGATCACCCACTCAGCTTCACGGTGCCCGAAGTCGACGCGCTGCCCGCAGGGGCTGACGCGCTGTTCACGTTCACCGATTACCCCACGATCGACGTCGACGACGCCGAGGCGGTCCTGAGCGTGCGTACCTCACCGGACGCCGAGTCCACCACTATCCCAAGGGAGAGCTGGCGATTCACCGACCAGACGCATCTGACGCTCGACGGTGGTTTCAAGCCCTTCCACTGGTATGAGTTGGTGTACCGGACGTCGCGAACCCCGGTTGTAGGCTGCGGCCTGCTGGCCATCCGCGACATCGTGTCGCACCTCAAGAGCGATAGCTTGATTGCCGGCTCAGCCGGCCGCGGTATCGACCACGCCTTCGCGTATGGCGTATCGCAGGCGGGCAGGCTCATCCGTCAATTCCTTTCGGATGGGCTGAATGTCGACGAAGTCGGCATGACCGTTTTCGATGGCGTGTTCAGCGAGTTCGCCAGTGCGGCCACTGGAGAGTTCAACCATCGGTACGCGCAGCCGGCGGTGGCACAGGTCAACGGATTTGGGAACATGGCGCCGTTCGGGCCCGCCGAATTGCTTGCGAGGCAACGCGAGTTGGGCGGGGTGCCGAAGACCATCTTCACCAACAGTGCGACCGAGTACTGGCACAGTGGGGGAGCTCTGCTGCACGCCGACCCGCTCACCGGAGCCGACCTGCCTGAGGATCCCGATGTTCGCACGTATTTGCTTGCCAGCACCGATCATTTCGGGTGTAGCAAGATCAAAGAGGCGTTGCCGACCGCCAATCCGGCGCACCGCCTGGACGTCACGCCGGTGAACCGGGCTCTGCTCGTCGCGCTGGAGGACTGGGTCTGCGACGGAATCGAGCCCCCGCCCAGCAAGGTGCCGCGGCTTAGCGACGCCACGGCGGTCTCCCGCAAGGAAGTCCTGTCGGTATTCAGCCACACCACCGCCCCGGATCCCTCGGCGCTTCCGTCCGCGCGATCCATCGACCTGGGCCGTGAAGCCCATCGCGGCATCGGGCGTTGGCCGGTCAAGCTCGGCGACCCGTACGTCGACCTGGTGTCGGCGGTTGACGAGGATGGCAACGAGGTGGCCGGTATCCGGCTGCCTGCCGTCGCCGCGCCGCTGGCCGCCTATACGGGCTGGAATCCCCGGCGGCACATCGACGAACTGCCCGACGTGCTCTACGAGCGGGTTGGTAGCAAGCTGGCGTTCCCGCCGGGACGACCGTCGGTCGCCGAACGGTATCCCTCCCGTGACGACTACGTCGCTGCAGCCCGTGCGGCCGCCGAATCGCTGGTCGCCGAACGGTTCCTGCTCGCAGAAGAGCTCGACGCCGTTGTCCAGAAGGCCGCAGCCGACTACTGA
- a CDS encoding alpha/beta fold hydrolase gives MSAVGETATEPTTELRVLTLHGNRVAYLDEGAGDVLLLIHGIGGSSDCWRGVVHKLAARHRVIAVDLLGHGQSDKPRGDYSLGAFAVWLRDFLDALKIREATVIGHSFGGGVALQFAHQHKEYCRRLVLVSSGGLGPDLGRLLRMMSLPGAELALQLLGSRPAIKVGSALRKRALSSGRETSRYSETLKGQAALSDREARAAFLRTLRSVVDHRGQTVCAMDRLRTDLPTLIIFGDQDRCIPVAHARSAHAAIPGSRLHLIPGVGHQPQVECADTVVSILDDFIDSFPSESHRFDTDRAMSSPTRLRCSPLRIRKTVAA, from the coding sequence ATGAGCGCAGTGGGAGAGACGGCCACCGAGCCTACGACGGAGCTCCGCGTGCTGACCTTGCACGGGAACCGGGTGGCGTACTTAGACGAGGGCGCCGGTGACGTGTTGTTGCTGATCCACGGCATCGGCGGAAGCTCGGACTGCTGGCGCGGCGTGGTGCACAAGCTAGCGGCACGCCATCGCGTCATCGCCGTTGATCTCCTCGGTCATGGACAGTCCGACAAGCCACGGGGCGACTACTCGCTGGGCGCGTTCGCGGTGTGGCTGCGTGACTTCCTCGACGCCCTGAAGATTCGCGAGGCCACGGTGATCGGCCACTCGTTCGGTGGCGGAGTGGCCCTGCAGTTCGCCCACCAGCACAAGGAGTACTGCCGTCGACTCGTCCTGGTCAGCAGCGGCGGCCTCGGCCCCGATCTGGGCCGGCTCTTGCGAATGATGTCGCTGCCCGGCGCCGAATTGGCTTTGCAGCTGCTCGGATCCAGGCCCGCGATCAAGGTCGGCAGCGCGCTCCGTAAACGGGCACTGTCTTCAGGTCGTGAAACCAGCAGGTACAGCGAGACGCTCAAAGGGCAGGCCGCATTGTCGGACCGCGAGGCAAGGGCCGCGTTCCTGCGGACGCTTCGCTCGGTCGTCGACCACCGCGGCCAGACGGTCTGCGCCATGGACCGGCTGCGGACGGATCTGCCGACACTGATCATCTTCGGCGACCAGGACCGTTGCATACCTGTCGCCCACGCCCGTTCCGCGCACGCCGCAATTCCAGGCAGTCGGCTGCATCTCATTCCCGGTGTGGGCCATCAGCCCCAGGTGGAGTGTGCCGACACCGTGGTCAGCATTCTCGACGACTTCATCGACTCGTTCCCTAGCGAATCGCATCGCTTCGACACCGACCGCGCGATGTCCTCGCCAACCCGGTTGCGGTGCTCACCGCTACGGATTCGCAAGACAGTTGCCGCCTGA
- a CDS encoding alpha/beta fold hydrolase has product MTSAPEAFTTVGDGGVRIVGDRIGDPLAPAVVFLHGGGQTRRSWGRAAAAVAERGWQAITLDFRGHGESDWSDDGDYRVTSFARDVLEVLHDLPPRPVLVGASLGGFTSMLLEGEIAPGTACAVVLVDIVPDMDQSGASRIHDFMYDRMQSGFGSLDEVADMIQEYNPHRPRPTDLDGLRTNLRHRDGRWYWHWDPKFIDGTSALPPIEVTDVDRMHAAVQAIVDTGVPMLLVRGQMSDLVTQERAAAFLARFPAVDFVDVGGAGHMVAGDRNDLFAGAVVDFLGRHAEG; this is encoded by the coding sequence GTGACTTCGGCACCTGAGGCATTCACCACGGTTGGCGACGGCGGCGTTCGGATCGTCGGTGACCGGATCGGCGATCCCCTCGCGCCCGCGGTCGTGTTCCTGCACGGTGGCGGTCAGACCCGCCGATCCTGGGGCCGCGCCGCCGCCGCGGTGGCCGAGCGCGGATGGCAGGCGATCACGCTCGATTTCCGTGGCCACGGTGAGTCCGACTGGTCCGACGACGGGGACTATCGCGTCACGTCCTTCGCCCGCGATGTGCTCGAAGTACTGCATGATCTTCCGCCAAGGCCGGTCTTGGTCGGCGCCTCGCTGGGAGGCTTCACGTCGATGCTCCTCGAGGGCGAAATCGCACCGGGGACAGCATGTGCCGTCGTACTGGTCGACATCGTGCCCGACATGGACCAGTCCGGCGCGTCCCGAATCCACGACTTCATGTACGACCGCATGCAGTCGGGATTCGGCTCACTGGACGAGGTCGCCGACATGATCCAGGAGTACAACCCGCACCGTCCGCGCCCCACCGACCTGGACGGCCTCCGGACGAACCTGCGCCACCGAGACGGTCGGTGGTACTGGCACTGGGACCCGAAATTCATCGACGGCACGTCGGCTCTACCGCCTATCGAGGTGACCGATGTCGATCGCATGCACGCCGCCGTCCAAGCGATCGTCGACACCGGCGTGCCCATGCTGCTTGTCCGAGGCCAGATGAGCGACCTCGTCACGCAGGAACGGGCCGCCGCATTCCTCGCCAGATTTCCCGCGGTCGACTTCGTCGATGTCGGCGGGGCCGGGCACATGGTCGCCGGAGATCGTAATGACCTTTTCGCGGGTGCAGTCGTGGACTTTCTCGGCCGGCATGCCGAAGGCTAA